The Nakaseomyces glabratus chromosome D, complete sequence nucleotide sequence CGAAACTAAATCTTATGATGATTATATGCAGATATCAGTAAGCCAATCAGATAAGGGAAGTTAtgtaataaaaatgaaaggCGTGCTGGATTTCATTCTACAATCATACACCAAGGAAGGTCTTAACAATAATATGGACTGGGAAAGTTCTGGTTTGGAGGATAGAATAGAACTTGGTGGGGTATGTTTTAGAAAGCATTTAAGAAACTATTGTGAAGAATACAGCAAGTCACATAGCTGaactatatatatatataaaaattgcATTGGTATTTATACACAAAGTAACATACAAGCATCGTCTAAAGAATTTCTTATGATCGCTAATTTGGACATTGACAAATAGCCGAGTATAAGTATCTTAATCATTCCTCAATTATTGAGTACACTGGCCCAGCATAAGGGAAGAATTATAGAGAATTAATATAGTATACAAATATGTGCTTCATTACCCGGAATAATCTGGAAGACTAAGTATATAAAGCTCTACAAACCCTTGTTCGTTAGAAATTCTAAATTGGAGGGTTGGCCGAGTGGTCTAAGGCGGCAGACTTAAGATCTGTTGGACGGTTGTCCGCGCGAGTTCGAACCTCGCATccttcattaattttttttttattttgggACATTTCTATAATGAAAGAGAACACTAACTTCAAGACGAGAAGTTAATGAAAAGTTAGGAAACGACTTCGTTTCTATGAAATTTAAGCGTACGTTATCGGTGAACTTGGAAGAACTTAGAATCAGGTTCAAATGCGGACTGTTTTCCTTTCAGACAGTTATTCTTGCACGAAAATCTAAAGTCAAGAATTGTAAAGACAAGCACTATCATGTTCATATTTATTTCTTGTCTAATGATAAAACATCCTGTACTAGTGTAAAAGAGTCGGCTTTCCATCCCCGATTAGTAGTAGACATTGCACCCCATCTACATATTCATACTGAAAGGGACATGTTTCAACTCTCTTACTCATAGCAAACGATTCTGTAGAGCAGAAATGAAACTTGACCATAAATGTCTTCCGTTCAAGAAATGTCCTTAGGAGTTCAGAGATTGTTGCTATAAACAATGAATACAGGCGTCACTTATATTTGTACATTGCTATAGTCGTTGGTTCTATAATTACGATAAGGTATTAGTGGTTACTGTTTTTCTCTTGAATGATAGATCGCTAGACTCAGAACTTCATAGGTAATAAAAATTGGACTAATTTGTGCTTCAAGAAACTAAGATCTAGATAAACAAAGTCACATGTAGTTGATCTatcaaagatattatataaATTGTAGCCTTAATGGAAAGTGCGGAGGTCATCAAAATGGCCTGTTGTCTGTTTTGATTATCTAGAAATAAAATGCTGGGTTTTACAAatctttcttgatttcaCTATAAGGAGGCACGaaaatcttgaaatttttcaatttctttctgaaatttATGAATGGCAATCTTTTCACCACCTCATCGCGAGACACAAATACTGCTGATTACCAAAGTAGTCGATTCTAAGAGCAGTTTTGATAATTGTGATTAAATTTAAGTGATTGTCATTTTACAAGCAAATATTCTAGTTAATTCAATTCCTTAAAAGGAGTTCCTATTACGAGGTTGCCCAGTTGTTAATCTATTCGATAGCCATCCTTTTTAGATTTTGCGATTTCAAGAGTTTTGCTGAGCAGCCATCTATCTATTTGTTAGGTTTATTTTACCATTAATGGTATTATAAAACTAGAATAGTTTGATATTTAGTGGAAGACAAAGGACTTGGATAGTTTTCTTTGCTTTCCATCAAGCAAAATAATACCTTACGCAAAGTTTTCGATCAACTACATTGCTCTTATATAAGACATTGCTATAATAAGCATAATcagaatttgaaattgatatCATGTTCAAGAAGTACAAAAACCAGGACTTGGATGTTTCATTCTGGTGGAAGAAAAATCCAAAGACCCCATCTGACTATGTGAAATTGATAAATGAACAGTTGAATAAGATAGAACCAACACCTCTTCCTAATGGTACCAATATAACTTCGTCTTCCTCAGATAATAAGCGAAAAGCACAGGAAGAGGTTGCTAAGTATTTGGTTGGAATGAAGCATTATATTCTGGGTGATGTGGACCCCAAGCCGACATCAGAGGCAATAGACGAATTTTATTCTGCAATGCTGTCTTCAGATATATTTCATAATCTTTTGGTACATATTGCAGACCTTGATTTTGAGTCGCGAAAGGAAGTTCTTTTAATACTTTCTATTTGCTTAAACTATTCAAAGGATAATAAGTTTGTCACTGTAGATTATCTGGTGTCTCAATCCAAAACACTATCATTAATGCTACGAACAATGGGCTTGACCCTTCAAAGAAGAGATACGTATGATATCTTTATCATTGTCGGGAACATGATTATTGAATGCATTAAGTATGAGCAACTGTGTCATATCTTTTTAACAGATACTCAATTGTGGAGTTTGTTTGAATTTGCAGGAATTGCTAACTTTGAAATTAGTACCCAGTCAATGcaaattttaaattctGTACTAACTACCCATCCCAAACTGGTTGCAAGGGAGTTCTTTAGTCAAGAGaagaatattaatttatttATCAGGCATATTAATAAGTTGATGGCTCACGGTAGTTATGTGACAAAAAGACAGAGTTCAAAGCTTTTAGCTTCATTGATAATTATCAGAGCTCATAATGTCCTTATGATGACATACATTAATGCACCAGAAAATTTAAAGCTGATTATGACTTTGCTGACTGATAAATCAAGAAATCTACAATTAGAGGCATTTAACATTTTCAAAGTAATGGTAGCAAATccaaaaaaatcaaagcTGGtctttgatattttggtaAAGAACAGAGATAAATTACTGGCTTATTTAGAACTGTTTGGCAAAGAAGTTCAAGACTCAACCTTTTTGGatgaaaaagaatttaTTATGAGGGAAATTGAAAGTCTGCCAAGAATTAAGCCAAATACAAATGAACATAACATTAACATGTCCAACTCACCACCAAAAGGTTTATTACATTcggatcaaaaaaaaacggCATCAAGTCAGCAGTTCAATGAAAATCATAATGAGTTATCTGGTAACAATTCTTCTGGTAATGTTACGAAAAGCTTAGCATCAATAGGCTAATGAGTGAATgtagcaaaaaaataagcaGAGAAAGGTTTTGCTAACTAACCGTAACCTGCTTCTGTTGAGCTTTATAATAAGTattttttcctcttcttaAGGCAAGCTTATTTTGGCAAACCCCATACATATATCAGACTAATTTTGTAGGTAGATATAAATTAGATGCAAGTATGATattaatgaatatataaatgaATGATTTTTCACTGAAGAATATTAATTACAGATGCAGATCATGTtatgttttctttttctgcTTCTTTTTTAGAAGTTTTGAACTTTCACTGCCTTTTGAAGATAGTAGGGGAAGTCTTCCATTGTGATTAATCTTTCTAGTCGCTGATTTGCTAGTGAACTTCTCTGTGTCAGCTCTGGTCAACTCTGGTATATCAGAGTCAGTAGTTGCATTTGCCATTTTTTGAAGAGTTTGCAAATCTGTTTCTGATTTCCGAATCACATTAGATTTCTTAGCATCTAGCAAATCCCTAAGTCTTTTTTCCCAAAGAGGAACTTGCTGGTCTAATAAGCTATTCAATTCATTCAACCTTTTCTCAGTTTCGAGTCTAGTTGTAGCATCGAATTCACCGAATTGATAACTACCCTTACCATCAAACTTAAGTAGATAATTGTGGAAATGCCACAGAGTTGTCCTATGACAGACAGATATAACCGAGATACCTAAGTTCTGCGCATTTTCATACATTTTTTGTTCCATTTCTGGTGAGACTGCAGAGGTACACTCATCTAAAACTGCAAATTTTGGTTTGTGGTAATACATTCTTGCCATAGCTAATCTTTGCTGAACACCAATGGACAATTCTTCTGaccaatttctttttaaatCAAAGGCCGCTCTAATTTCAGTAAGATTTTCCTCATCCAAGTTATCAGACTTCTTGGTCCCCTTTCCAGCCAAAACTAGAGATAGGTTTTCAGTAATTAAATCAGTCAAATCCAAAAGCTCAAGAACAGAAATCAGCTTCTCGTCACCCATATTGTAATCCCCGTTAAATCTCTCTTCGAAATCTTCGATAGTGTCAGGATAAATTATCTGTTCGCGGAACGTTGAACCGTTACCCATATAAGGTTTCTGTGGTAAGTAAAAAATTGCACAGTCTTGTC carries:
- the HYM1 gene encoding Hym1p (CAGL0D00330g~Ortholog(s) have role in budding cell apical bud growth, cell separation after cytokinesis, cellular response to biotic stimulus, cellular response to drug and cellular response to neutral pH, more), giving the protein MFKKYKNQDLDVSFWWKKNPKTPSDYVKLINEQLNKIEPTPLPNGTNITSSSSDNKRKAQEEVAKYLVGMKHYILGDVDPKPTSEAIDEFYSAMLSSDIFHNLLVHIADLDFESRKEVLLILSICLNYSKDNKFVTVDYLVSQSKTLSLMLRTMGLTLQRRDTYDIFIIVGNMIIECIKYEQLCHIFLTDTQLWSLFEFAGIANFEISTQSMQILNSVLTTHPKLVAREFFSQEKNINLFIRHINKLMAHGSYVTKRQSSKLLASLIIIRAHNVLMMTYINAPENLKLIMTLLTDKSRNLQLEAFNIFKVMVANPKKSKLVFDILVKNRDKLLAYLELFGKEVQDSTFLDEKEFIMREIESLPRIKPNTNEHNINMSNSPPKGLLHSDQKKTASSQQFNENHNELSGNNSSGNVTKSLASIG